From a single Osmerus eperlanus chromosome 8, fOsmEpe2.1, whole genome shotgun sequence genomic region:
- the allc gene encoding allantoicase isoform X1 has protein sequence MAEHKAVELASEQPGFLQFNNLACETAGGKVLFATDEWFAPAINLLKRETPEFIASAFTEYGKWMDGWETRRKRIPGHDWCIIQLGVPGILYGLDVDTSFFTGNYAPSCSVQAACLDTDNLPPLTLDGNRTGMAASQSQFAAVAKLNSDLWEELLPVTELKPGYSDTCHNYFPIAFPGRVTHLRLNMYPDGGIARLRVYGVGQKDWSTVPTDNQVDLIALVNGGVCLGYSDAHFGHPRNMIGLGRAANMGDGWETARRLDRPRELKVDERGILQVPGFEWAVFRLGHPGVISKVEIDTNHFKGNFPDSCKIVACYLTPEEEGHCMISKWSTDKWQVLLAPRKLQSHHRHFYSGDSLALIGPVSHVRLSIAPDGGVSRLRLWGHPASMSSTKPLTPASKL, from the exons ATGGCAGAACACAAAGCAGTGGAGTTGGCCTCAGAGCAACCAGGCTTTCTGCAGTTCAATAACTTGGCCTGTGAGACAGCTGGTGGGAAG GTTCTTTTTGCCACCGATGAATGGTTTGCTCCAGCTATAAATCTTCTGAAG agagagacacctgAGTTCATAGCTTCTGCATTCACTGAATATGGAAAATGGATGGACGGCTGGGAAACCAGAAGAAAAAGAATACCCG GTCATGACTGGTGCATCATTCAGCTGGGTGTGCCAGGGATCCTCTATGGCTTGGATGTGGACACTTCCTTCTTCACTGGGAACTATGCCCCATCGTGCTCTGTTCAGGCTGCATGTCTGG ACACAGACAATCTCCCACCACTGACCCTTGATGGCAACCGCACAGGCATGGCTGCTTCCCAGAGCCAGTTTGCAGCAGTTGCAAAG CTGAATTCAGACTTGTGGGAGGAACTTCTTCCTGTGACAGAGCTGAAGCCTGGATACTCTGACACGTGTCATAACTACTTCCCAATAGCCTTCCCTGGCAGGGTCACGCATCTACGGCTCAACATGTACCCAG ACGGGGGTATTGCCAGACTGAGGGTGTACGGTGTGGGTCAGAAAGACTGGTCAACAGTGCCGACAGACAACCAGGTGGACCTGATAGCCTTGGTTAATGGGGGGGTCTGTCTGGGGTACAGTGATGCCCACTTTGGTCACCCTCGTAACATGATAG GTCTGGGCAGAGCTGCTAACATGGGGGATGGTTGGGAGACAGCACGTCGACTGGACAGACCCAGAGAGCTAAAG GTGGATGAGAGGGGCATTCTGCAGGTACCAGGCTTTGAGTGGGCAGTGTTCAGACTGGGCCACCCTGGAGTCATCAGCAAAGTGGAGATAGACACCAACCACTTCAAAG GAAACTTTCCTGACTCCTGTAAGATAGTAGCCTGCTATTTGACCCCTGAAGAGGAGGGACATTGCATGATTAGCAAGTGGAGCACGGACAAGTGGCAGGTGCTTCTGGCCCCTCGGAAA CTCCAGTCTCACCACAGGCATTTCTACTCAGGTGATTCCCTGGCGCTGATTGGCCCTGTCAGTCATGTGCGTCTGAGCATCGCCCCAGATGGAGGTGTCAGCAGGCTGAGGCTATGGGGTCATCCAGCCTCCATGTCCTCAACCAAGCCTCTGACACCAGCCTCTAAACTGTGA
- the allc gene encoding allantoicase isoform X2, whose protein sequence is MAEHKAVELASEQPGFLQFNNLACETAGGKVLFATDEWFAPAINLLKRETPEFIASAFTEYGKWMDGWETRRKRIPGHDWCIIQLGVPGILYGLDVDTSFFTGNYAPSCSVQAACLDNLPPLTLDGNRTGMAASQSQFAAVAKLNSDLWEELLPVTELKPGYSDTCHNYFPIAFPGRVTHLRLNMYPDGGIARLRVYGVGQKDWSTVPTDNQVDLIALVNGGVCLGYSDAHFGHPRNMIGLGRAANMGDGWETARRLDRPRELKVDERGILQVPGFEWAVFRLGHPGVISKVEIDTNHFKGNFPDSCKIVACYLTPEEEGHCMISKWSTDKWQVLLAPRKLQSHHRHFYSGDSLALIGPVSHVRLSIAPDGGVSRLRLWGHPASMSSTKPLTPASKL, encoded by the exons ATGGCAGAACACAAAGCAGTGGAGTTGGCCTCAGAGCAACCAGGCTTTCTGCAGTTCAATAACTTGGCCTGTGAGACAGCTGGTGGGAAG GTTCTTTTTGCCACCGATGAATGGTTTGCTCCAGCTATAAATCTTCTGAAG agagagacacctgAGTTCATAGCTTCTGCATTCACTGAATATGGAAAATGGATGGACGGCTGGGAAACCAGAAGAAAAAGAATACCCG GTCATGACTGGTGCATCATTCAGCTGGGTGTGCCAGGGATCCTCTATGGCTTGGATGTGGACACTTCCTTCTTCACTGGGAACTATGCCCCATCGTGCTCTGTTCAGGCTGCATGTCTGG ACAATCTCCCACCACTGACCCTTGATGGCAACCGCACAGGCATGGCTGCTTCCCAGAGCCAGTTTGCAGCAGTTGCAAAG CTGAATTCAGACTTGTGGGAGGAACTTCTTCCTGTGACAGAGCTGAAGCCTGGATACTCTGACACGTGTCATAACTACTTCCCAATAGCCTTCCCTGGCAGGGTCACGCATCTACGGCTCAACATGTACCCAG ACGGGGGTATTGCCAGACTGAGGGTGTACGGTGTGGGTCAGAAAGACTGGTCAACAGTGCCGACAGACAACCAGGTGGACCTGATAGCCTTGGTTAATGGGGGGGTCTGTCTGGGGTACAGTGATGCCCACTTTGGTCACCCTCGTAACATGATAG GTCTGGGCAGAGCTGCTAACATGGGGGATGGTTGGGAGACAGCACGTCGACTGGACAGACCCAGAGAGCTAAAG GTGGATGAGAGGGGCATTCTGCAGGTACCAGGCTTTGAGTGGGCAGTGTTCAGACTGGGCCACCCTGGAGTCATCAGCAAAGTGGAGATAGACACCAACCACTTCAAAG GAAACTTTCCTGACTCCTGTAAGATAGTAGCCTGCTATTTGACCCCTGAAGAGGAGGGACATTGCATGATTAGCAAGTGGAGCACGGACAAGTGGCAGGTGCTTCTGGCCCCTCGGAAA CTCCAGTCTCACCACAGGCATTTCTACTCAGGTGATTCCCTGGCGCTGATTGGCCCTGTCAGTCATGTGCGTCTGAGCATCGCCCCAGATGGAGGTGTCAGCAGGCTGAGGCTATGGGGTCATCCAGCCTCCATGTCCTCAACCAAGCCTCTGACACCAGCCTCTAAACTGTGA